One uncultured Campylobacter sp. genomic region harbors:
- a CDS encoding aspartate-semialdehyde dehydrogenase — protein MSSYNIAIVGATGAVGEEILRVLDEMNFPVKDILPLASAKSAGEKVEFRGKEYVVRELTDSTFDENEIDIAFFSAGGSISAHYVPFAAASGAVVIDNTSHFRMQEDVPLVVPECNPQDIKLWEETGIIANPNCSTIQMVQILKPLDDAFEIERVDVSTYQAASGAGKEGMEELVFQLQKFFEFKLDECKPKVFAHQLAFNVIPHIDVFLDNDYTKEEMKMVNETQKILHKNFAVSATCVRVPVLRSHSEAITIKFKKDFEISRVREILRNAPSIVLVDDPSKNEYPMPLLSSDTNETYVGRLRRDNFDDKILHLWCSADQIRVGAATNAVRIALRWIDMQQDK, from the coding sequence ATGAGTAGTTACAATATCGCCATCGTAGGCGCTACAGGCGCCGTAGGCGAGGAGATTTTACGCGTCTTAGACGAGATGAACTTCCCCGTGAAGGACATACTGCCGCTTGCGAGCGCAAAGAGCGCGGGCGAGAAGGTGGAATTTCGCGGCAAAGAATACGTCGTGAGGGAGCTAACGGACAGCACCTTCGACGAAAACGAGATCGACATCGCATTTTTTAGTGCGGGCGGCTCCATTTCGGCGCATTACGTGCCATTTGCTGCGGCAAGCGGCGCGGTGGTGATCGACAACACGAGCCACTTTCGCATGCAAGAGGATGTTCCGCTCGTAGTGCCCGAGTGTAATCCTCAGGATATAAAGCTATGGGAAGAGACGGGCATCATCGCTAATCCGAACTGCTCGACCATCCAGATGGTTCAAATTTTAAAGCCGCTTGATGATGCGTTTGAAATAGAGCGCGTGGACGTAAGCACCTATCAAGCCGCCAGCGGCGCAGGCAAAGAGGGCATGGAAGAGCTCGTTTTTCAGCTGCAAAAATTCTTTGAATTTAAGCTTGATGAGTGCAAACCTAAAGTTTTCGCGCACCAGCTAGCATTTAACGTCATCCCGCACATCGACGTGTTTTTGGACAACGACTACACCAAAGAAGAGATGAAGATGGTAAACGAAACGCAGAAAATTTTGCATAAAAACTTCGCCGTTTCGGCTACCTGCGTGCGCGTGCCGGTGCTGCGCAGCCACAGCGAGGCGATCACGATTAAATTTAAAAAGGATTTCGAGATTAGCCGCGTGCGCGAAATTTTAAGAAATGCGCCTAGCATCGTGCTCGTAGACGATCCGAGCAAAAACGAGTACCCGATGCCGCTGCTTTCGAGCGACACGAACGAAACCTACGTCGGCAGGCTTCGCAGGGACAATTTCGACGATAAAATTCTGCATCTTTGGTGCAGCGCCGATCAAATCCGCGTCGGAGCGGCGACAAACGCCGTGCGCATCGCGCTTCGCTGGATCGATATGCAGCAAGACAAGTAG